From the Leptolyngbya sp. O-77 genome, one window contains:
- a CDS encoding nuclease, which yields MSRVIVLDTGPLGLVTKPKLSAESTACTQWLQLHITSGSQIVIPEIADYEVRRELLRANKHKGIARLDDLAKFLEYLPITTITMRQAAQLWAQARQQGQPTAGDKTIDGDVILVAQAMTVVSSEVVIATTNIGHLSRFISAELWQNIAPS from the coding sequence GTGAGCCGAGTCATTGTGTTAGACACCGGGCCATTGGGTTTAGTGACCAAGCCGAAGCTTTCCGCGGAAAGCACGGCTTGTACTCAATGGCTTCAGTTGCACATCACATCAGGCAGTCAGATTGTTATTCCGGAAATTGCAGATTATGAGGTTCGACGCGAACTATTGCGAGCCAATAAACACAAAGGAATCGCTCGTTTAGATGATTTAGCCAAGTTTCTTGAGTATTTGCCTATTACAACTATTACAATGCGCCAAGCAGCACAACTTTGGGCGCAAGCTCGCCAACAAGGACAACCAACCGCAGGCGACAAAACGATCGATGGCGACGTGATCTTAGTCGCTCAAGCAATGACTGTTGTTAGCTCAGAGGTGGTCATAGCAACAACAAATATTGGTCATCTATCGAGATTCATAT
- the secG gene encoding preprotein translocase subunit SecG yields the protein MTLVSIVQAIWAISAVGLIVLVLLHSPKGDGLGGLGGQAQLFTSTKSAETTLNRVTWTLTVLFIGLTIVLSAKWLA from the coding sequence ATGACCCTCGTTTCTATTGTTCAAGCAATCTGGGCGATTTCCGCCGTTGGACTGATTGTGCTAGTGCTGCTGCACAGCCCCAAAGGCGACGGGCTGGGTGGGCTGGGCGGACAGGCACAACTGTTTACCAGCACCAAGAGCGCCGAGACGACGCTGAATCGGGTCACCTGGACGCTGACGGTTTTGTTTATCGGGCTGACAATCGTGCTGAGTGCAAAGTGGCTGGCGTAA
- a CDS encoding ABC transporter substrate-binding protein yields the protein MRDGMNGFWRSPLGSGRRRLNWRWVGLAIALCISLLAVGRMGLTQQPTHVSVLIQALEGTQWASLIQEFEAQNPDIKLDVIEGPNATNLVEDLYTSSFLLGDSPYDLVYMDIVWVPKFAAAGWLMDLSDRAAQSDLSDFLTTDIDGGRYRDGLYRIPLRSDAGMLYYRTDILEQLGAQPPDTFDELLEISRAAKQSGLADWGYVWQGRQYEGLAAMFVEILEGFGAFWVNPETREVGLDSPGAIAAAEFLKRTIDEGISPPGVTTYQENEALRLFQSGNTVFMRSWPYAWALSNTEDSVIRGKFGIKPMVHAPGYNSGACQGGWGFGISQTSRHPDEAWRVIEFFTSIDAQRQFILESSYVPTRRSLFTDPAIVEKFSHYPALLPVLDATVLRPPIGQYAQASDILQRYLSAAITGRSSPEAAMQAAAVETRRLLGR from the coding sequence GTGCGCGATGGAATGAATGGGTTTTGGCGATCGCCCCTGGGGTCTGGCAGAAGACGGCTAAACTGGCGCTGGGTCGGGCTGGCGATCGCGCTCTGTATCAGCCTTCTGGCAGTTGGACGAATGGGGCTGACGCAGCAGCCGACCCATGTTTCGGTGCTGATTCAGGCGCTAGAGGGCACGCAGTGGGCCTCGCTTATTCAAGAATTCGAGGCGCAAAATCCCGACATCAAGCTGGATGTGATCGAAGGCCCCAACGCCACTAATCTGGTCGAAGACCTCTACACTTCGTCGTTTTTGCTGGGCGACTCGCCCTACGACCTGGTGTACATGGATATCGTCTGGGTGCCGAAGTTTGCAGCGGCGGGCTGGCTAATGGACTTGAGCGATCGCGCTGCCCAAAGCGACCTGAGTGATTTTCTGACCACCGACATAGACGGCGGCCGCTATCGCGACGGGCTATACCGCATTCCCCTGCGCTCCGACGCTGGAATGCTCTACTATCGCACGGACATTCTGGAGCAGCTTGGCGCACAGCCACCAGACACATTCGATGAGCTACTGGAGATTTCCCGCGCCGCCAAGCAGTCCGGATTGGCGGACTGGGGCTACGTCTGGCAGGGGCGGCAGTATGAAGGGCTGGCTGCGATGTTTGTGGAAATTCTGGAAGGCTTCGGCGCGTTTTGGGTGAATCCGGAGACGCGAGAAGTGGGGCTGGATTCCCCAGGGGCGATCGCCGCTGCGGAATTCCTCAAGCGCACCATCGATGAGGGCATTTCGCCCCCCGGCGTGACAACTTACCAAGAAAACGAAGCCCTGCGCCTGTTCCAGAGCGGCAACACGGTCTTCATGCGAAGCTGGCCCTACGCCTGGGCCCTCAGCAATACCGAAGATTCCGTCATTCGCGGCAAGTTTGGCATCAAGCCGATGGTTCACGCCCCCGGCTACAACAGCGGCGCGTGCCAGGGCGGCTGGGGCTTTGGCATTTCCCAGACCAGCCGCCACCCCGACGAAGCGTGGCGCGTCATCGAGTTTTTCACCAGCATCGACGCCCAGCGCCAGTTCATCCTCGAAAGCAGCTACGTCCCCACAAGGCGATCGCTCTTCACCGACCCCGCCATCGTCGAAAAATTCAGCCATTATCCCGCCCTACTGCCTGTCCTCGATGCCACCGTGCTGCGTCCCCCTATCGGCCAATATGCCCAAGCCTCCGACATCCTCCAGCGCTACCTCAGCGCCGCCATCACCGGCCGCAGCTCGCCCGAAGCGGCAATGCAGGCGGCGGCGGTGGAGACGCGGCGGTTGTTAGGGAGGTGA
- a CDS encoding DUF2584 family protein, whose translation MGMPCEVNSILKLKPSQGYPSQLEKGKRYSAQKEGYRIVPVDVPIPLVDEDWFAHADIKVHKLVWENGATSIDFEIDSIYESPFLTKV comes from the coding sequence ATGGGAATGCCCTGTGAAGTCAATAGCATCCTAAAGTTAAAGCCTTCTCAAGGCTATCCTTCTCAACTTGAGAAGGGAAAGAGATATTCTGCCCAAAAAGAGGGATATAGAATTGTTCCAGTAGATGTTCCCATTCCTTTGGTGGATGAGGATTGGTTTGCTCATGCAGACATTAAAGTTCACAAGCTTGTTTGGGAAAACGGAGCTACCAGTATAGATTTCGAGATTGATAGCATATACGAGTCTCCCTTTTTGACCAAAGTTTAG
- a CDS encoding D-Ala-D-Ala carboxypeptidase family metallohydrolase, translating into MTKQIIKITDSRAVLKRRPFTSGHLPPNEQFKVEAGAEYEIQSYAYADSAGDFDEHIKFALKEGNLGGFNTWYIYNRFAEVVADGEVVYPIEEQTAAQILEITQDTVIKRRPVPVEELTEEEIFKVPKGMTFDLHSYAYADPSGTLKGQIRFAINNPEQYIRGISLWHVSDQHAQVKFDDKVVYPIPVAAPAVAMATAAAAPTAAPKTFSGKEIKLVGNRGTVYSDQPIIPNGSFTWGEATHNCTRLPQTAEHVENMVRLATQLEKARQQIGKPFRITSWYRPEPFNSKAGGARRSQHLGGGAVDIVVQGYMGADLAKMLVGWWPGGLGIYAGNRRHILHLDVGVKRKWGF; encoded by the coding sequence ATGACGAAGCAAATCATCAAAATCACCGACAGCCGTGCAGTTTTAAAGCGTCGTCCGTTTACGTCGGGTCATCTACCGCCAAACGAGCAATTCAAAGTCGAAGCGGGCGCAGAATATGAGATTCAGTCTTATGCCTATGCCGACTCGGCAGGCGATTTTGATGAACACATCAAGTTTGCGCTGAAGGAAGGCAACCTCGGCGGCTTCAACACCTGGTATATCTACAACCGCTTTGCCGAAGTGGTTGCAGACGGCGAAGTGGTGTATCCCATCGAGGAGCAAACCGCCGCGCAGATTTTGGAAATTACCCAAGATACAGTCATCAAGCGCCGCCCTGTGCCCGTCGAAGAACTGACCGAAGAAGAAATCTTCAAAGTCCCTAAAGGCATGACCTTTGACCTGCACTCCTACGCCTATGCTGACCCCAGCGGCACACTCAAAGGGCAGATTCGCTTTGCCATCAACAATCCAGAGCAATACATTCGCGGCATCAGCCTGTGGCATGTGTCTGATCAACACGCCCAGGTAAAATTTGATGACAAAGTAGTGTATCCGATTCCGGTGGCGGCTCCGGCGGTGGCAATGGCGACCGCTGCGGCGGCTCCGACAGCCGCACCCAAAACCTTCTCTGGCAAGGAGATCAAGCTAGTTGGAAATCGGGGTACAGTCTATTCTGACCAGCCGATTATTCCCAATGGTTCCTTTACCTGGGGCGAGGCGACCCACAACTGCACGCGACTGCCCCAAACGGCTGAGCATGTAGAGAATATGGTAAGACTGGCGACGCAGCTTGAAAAAGCCCGCCAGCAAATCGGCAAGCCCTTCCGGATTACCTCTTGGTATCGTCCAGAGCCATTCAACTCCAAAGCAGGCGGAGCGCGGCGCAGCCAGCACCTCGGCGGGGGGGCGGTGGATATTGTCGTGCAGGGCTATATGGGGGCAGATCTGGCGAAAATGCTGGTGGGCTGGTGGCCAGGCGGACTGGGCATCTATGCGGGCAACCGACGGCATATTCTGCATCTAGATGTAGGCGTGAAACGCAAGTGGGGCTTTTGA
- a CDS encoding carbohydrate ABC transporter permease → MTTQPISTNPQRDRISWRQVGTVGTIALVVVLSLAPILWQVLTSIKTNADISAVPNVYFPTRFTLQHYAELFSRRPFLTYMLNSLFIAVISTVLCLAIGTPAAYALARLKLPGENVLLSLILIVTLFPYILLFLGLLELVRAAGLGNNYLALIIPYTAINLPLTILVMRSFFQQLPRDLEDSAKVDGYNTGQMLTQILVPLTAPALFTTGILAFIFAWNEFIFALTFITRESMKTVPVAAAQIGGTSIFEVPYGPLAAATVVGTLPLVVLVLLFQRRIVQGLTSGAVKG, encoded by the coding sequence ATGACGACTCAGCCGATTTCGACTAACCCTCAGCGCGATCGCATTTCGTGGCGACAGGTGGGAACGGTGGGGACGATCGCCCTCGTCGTCGTCCTCAGCCTCGCGCCGATTTTGTGGCAGGTGCTGACTTCGATCAAGACCAACGCCGACATCTCTGCCGTCCCAAATGTCTACTTTCCCACCCGTTTCACGCTCCAGCATTACGCGGAACTGTTCAGCCGCCGCCCCTTCCTCACCTACATGCTGAATAGCCTTTTCATCGCGGTGATTTCCACGGTGCTGTGTTTGGCGATCGGCACACCCGCCGCCTACGCCCTGGCCCGGCTGAAGCTCCCTGGCGAAAATGTGCTGCTGTCGCTAATCCTGATCGTCACGCTGTTTCCCTACATCCTGCTGTTTTTGGGGCTGCTGGAGCTAGTGCGGGCCGCCGGACTGGGCAACAACTACCTGGCGCTGATCATTCCCTACACTGCGATCAACCTGCCCCTGACGATTTTGGTGATGCGGAGCTTCTTTCAGCAGCTTCCCCGCGACCTAGAAGACTCCGCCAAGGTCGATGGCTACAATACAGGGCAAATGCTCACCCAAATTCTCGTGCCGCTCACCGCTCCCGCCCTCTTCACCACGGGCATTCTGGCATTCATCTTCGCCTGGAACGAGTTCATCTTTGCCCTCACCTTCATCACCCGCGAGTCGATGAAAACCGTCCCCGTCGCCGCCGCCCAAATCGGCGGCACCAGCATCTTTGAAGTGCCCTACGGCCCCCTCGCCGCCGCTACCGTCGTCGGCACCCTGCCGCTGGTCGTGCTAGTCCTCCTGTTCCAGCGCCGCATCGTCCAGGGCCTCACCTCCGGCGCAGTCAAAGGCTAG
- a CDS encoding cation diffusion facilitator family transporter, which yields MTRPDPRATVRRVLLITLVLNLLVMALKATVGFLTGSLSLLADALHSVTDSANNVLGLVASHFSSPHPDRDHPYGHQKFEAVGALGISAFLGIACFEILQGAITRILGGGEPLTLEGWELWLLLLVLGINIFVAFYERQVGERIGSPILLADARHTMSNVWVTITVIAGLLGVWVLGVQWLDVALAFPVALLVFWSGWQVLKENLPWLVDEMAIAPEKIYAIVTQVAGVVNCHSIASRGVVGRQVFIEMHLVVNAGDVETAHDITEAVEAALEDAFSPVRITIHVEPQSYVSNHLTYDRTGEE from the coding sequence ATGACTCGCCCAGACCCTCGCGCCACGGTGCGCCGCGTACTGCTGATTACGCTGGTATTAAATTTGCTGGTGATGGCGCTCAAAGCCACTGTTGGATTTTTGACGGGTTCCCTCAGCCTGCTGGCCGACGCGCTGCACAGCGTTACCGACTCGGCTAACAACGTGCTGGGGCTGGTGGCCAGCCATTTCTCGTCGCCCCATCCCGACCGCGACCATCCCTACGGGCACCAAAAGTTTGAAGCGGTGGGGGCATTGGGGATCAGCGCGTTTTTGGGCATTGCCTGTTTTGAAATCTTGCAGGGAGCCATCACTCGCATTTTGGGCGGCGGCGAACCGTTGACCCTGGAGGGCTGGGAGCTGTGGCTTTTGCTGCTGGTGCTGGGGATCAATATTTTTGTCGCGTTTTACGAACGACAGGTGGGAGAGCGCATTGGCAGCCCCATCCTGCTGGCCGATGCCCGACACACCATGAGTAATGTCTGGGTCACGATTACAGTCATCGCTGGACTGCTGGGCGTGTGGGTGCTGGGGGTGCAGTGGCTGGATGTGGCGCTGGCGTTTCCGGTGGCGCTGCTGGTCTTTTGGAGTGGTTGGCAGGTCTTGAAGGAAAACTTGCCCTGGCTAGTGGATGAAATGGCGATCGCCCCCGAAAAGATTTACGCCATCGTTACCCAGGTTGCGGGTGTGGTCAATTGCCACAGCATTGCCTCACGGGGGGTCGTGGGGCGGCAGGTGTTCATTGAAATGCATCTGGTGGTCAATGCTGGCGACGTGGAAACCGCCCACGATATCACCGAGGCAGTCGAAGCAGCGCTGGAAGACGCTTTTAGCCCCGTGCGAATTACGATTCACGTCGAGCCACAGAGTTATGTATCAAACCACCTGACCTACGATAGGACAGGAGAGGAGTAG
- the gpmI gene encoding 2,3-bisphosphoglycerate-independent phosphoglycerate mutase has protein sequence MAQAPISPVVLVILDGWGYCPSDDGNAIATAQTPVMDSLWAAYPHTLLQASGKSVGLPEGQMGNSEVGHLNIGAGRVVPQELVRISDAVEDGTILSNSALLKACEAVRQSGGKLHLVGLCSDGGVHSHISHLSGLLELAKEQNISEVCIHVITDGRDTRPTDGLAALETIQRYIDEIGVGRIVTLSGRYYSMDRDRRWERTQAAYDLMTQDGEGDGRTALEVLKAFYAENVTDEFVKPTRIAPGAVSEGDGVIFYNFRPDRARQLTQVFVDPNFSGFERTQIPNLTFVTFTQYDPTFPVLVAFLPQDFSNILGEVISRNGLRQFRTSETEKYAHVTYFFNGGIEEPFEGEDRAMVPSPQVPTYDSAPTMSAEAVTDGAIAAIEQGIYALIVINYANPDMVGHTGKMEAAVQAVETVDRCVGRLLEAIGRAGGTALITADHGNAEVMLDEDGRPWTAHTTNPVPFILVEGEKRKIPGHGTDVALRDGGILADIAPTILEILRIPQPVEMTGRSLIEPVGFDVRQNRTPVRVSL, from the coding sequence ATGGCACAAGCGCCAATCTCTCCAGTAGTTCTGGTCATTCTAGACGGGTGGGGCTATTGTCCCAGCGATGACGGCAATGCGATCGCCACTGCCCAAACGCCCGTAATGGATAGCCTCTGGGCGGCCTATCCCCATACCCTGCTGCAAGCCTCCGGCAAAAGCGTTGGGCTACCCGAAGGACAAATGGGCAACTCCGAAGTGGGGCACTTGAATATTGGCGCAGGGCGCGTTGTCCCTCAGGAACTCGTCCGTATCAGCGACGCGGTGGAAGACGGCACGATTCTGAGCAACTCTGCCCTGCTCAAGGCCTGTGAAGCCGTGCGTCAGAGCGGGGGCAAGCTGCATCTTGTCGGGCTATGTTCCGATGGCGGCGTGCATTCCCACATCAGCCATCTGTCAGGATTGCTGGAGCTAGCCAAGGAGCAGAACATTTCCGAGGTGTGCATTCATGTCATCACCGATGGGCGAGACACCCGACCAACGGATGGACTCGCTGCCCTGGAAACGATCCAGCGCTATATTGACGAAATTGGGGTAGGGCGTATTGTCACCCTCAGCGGACGCTATTACAGCATGGATCGCGATCGCCGCTGGGAGCGCACCCAGGCCGCCTATGACCTAATGACCCAGGACGGCGAGGGCGACGGTCGTACAGCGCTAGAAGTGCTGAAAGCCTTCTACGCTGAAAACGTGACGGATGAGTTTGTTAAACCGACGCGGATTGCACCTGGGGCCGTCAGCGAGGGCGATGGGGTCATCTTCTACAACTTTCGTCCCGACCGGGCGCGTCAACTGACTCAGGTCTTTGTAGATCCCAACTTCAGCGGGTTCGAGCGGACGCAAATTCCTAACCTGACGTTTGTCACCTTCACCCAATACGACCCCACCTTCCCGGTGCTGGTTGCCTTCTTGCCGCAAGATTTCAGCAATATTTTGGGTGAAGTCATTTCTCGCAATGGGTTGCGCCAGTTCCGCACCTCGGAAACCGAGAAATACGCCCACGTTACCTACTTCTTTAACGGCGGCATTGAGGAACCCTTTGAGGGCGAAGACCGGGCGATGGTGCCCAGTCCCCAGGTGCCCACCTACGACAGTGCGCCTACGATGTCGGCCGAAGCCGTAACCGATGGGGCGATCGCCGCCATTGAGCAAGGCATCTACGCGCTGATCGTCATCAACTACGCCAATCCTGACATGGTGGGGCACACGGGCAAAATGGAGGCTGCGGTTCAGGCGGTCGAGACGGTCGATCGCTGTGTCGGACGACTGCTCGAAGCCATTGGCAGAGCGGGCGGCACTGCGCTAATTACCGCCGACCACGGCAACGCCGAAGTCATGCTGGATGAGGATGGACGGCCCTGGACGGCCCACACGACCAATCCCGTGCCCTTCATCCTAGTCGAGGGCGAAAAGCGGAAGATTCCTGGCCACGGCACCGACGTGGCCCTGCGCGACGGCGGCATCCTGGCAGACATTGCGCCAACTATTCTGGAAATTTTGCGGATTCCCCAGCCTGTGGAAATGACGGGGCGGTCGCTGATTGAACCCGTCGGCTTTGACGTGCGCCAGAATCGGACTCCGGTGCGGGTTTCGCTGTAG
- a CDS encoding carbohydrate ABC transporter permease, whose protein sequence is MSPQTLQQRDRCTGWLLVAPALLLLAVVYAYPILRAFWLGLFTQNLGTELQPVFSGFENLGRMTTDGRFWQSLGNTTVFTLSSLALELILGMGMALVLNQAFRGRGWVRTIAVLPWALPTALIALGWVWIFNDQYGVWNDILMRLGILQSGVNWLGDPTLAMLALIAADVWKTTSFVAILLLAGLQSIPQDLYEAHAMDGATRWQSFRQITLPLLMPQIVIASLFRFAQAFGIFDLVQVMTGGGPAGATETVSVYIYATVMRYLDFGYGAALVVVTFLLLVAVVAIATILLSKARSASGETR, encoded by the coding sequence ATGTCTCCCCAAACTCTCCAACAACGCGATCGCTGCACGGGCTGGCTGCTAGTCGCTCCGGCGCTGCTGCTGCTGGCGGTGGTGTATGCCTATCCGATTCTGCGGGCGTTTTGGCTGGGGCTGTTTACCCAGAATTTGGGGACGGAGCTTCAGCCCGTGTTTTCGGGCTTCGAGAACCTGGGGCGGATGACAACCGACGGGCGCTTCTGGCAAAGCCTGGGCAATACGACGGTGTTCACGCTGTCTTCGCTGGCGCTGGAGCTAATTTTGGGCATGGGCATGGCGCTGGTACTCAATCAGGCGTTTCGCGGGCGGGGCTGGGTGCGGACGATCGCCGTTTTGCCCTGGGCCTTGCCAACGGCGCTGATTGCGCTGGGCTGGGTGTGGATTTTCAACGACCAATACGGCGTGTGGAATGACATCCTGATGCGGCTGGGCATTTTGCAATCGGGCGTGAACTGGCTAGGCGACCCGACGCTGGCCATGCTGGCGCTGATCGCGGCGGACGTGTGGAAGACGACTTCCTTTGTGGCGATTTTGCTGCTGGCGGGGTTGCAATCCATCCCGCAAGACCTATATGAAGCGCACGCCATGGACGGAGCCACCCGCTGGCAAAGCTTCCGCCAGATTACGCTGCCGCTGCTGATGCCGCAGATTGTGATTGCGTCGCTGTTTCGGTTTGCTCAGGCGTTTGGCATTTTTGACCTGGTGCAGGTGATGACGGGCGGCGGCCCGGCGGGCGCAACGGAAACCGTGTCCGTCTATATCTACGCCACGGTGATGCGCTATTTGGACTTTGGCTATGGCGCGGCGCTGGTGGTGGTGACGTTTTTGCTGCTGGTGGCGGTGGTGGCGATCGCCACTATCCTTCTGTCCAAAGCCCGCAGTGCCTCTGGAGAAACGCGATGA